One genomic segment of Terriglobia bacterium includes these proteins:
- a CDS encoding CoA transferase, whose product MSSDKVTPWPAVPIPKPEEVYAGLSDQAKDYPLYLESICRQSHAFEKPEALSRLRVYDTSTRMMIGHWCSSLLAELGAEVIQVEPPGGDPMRKLTPFGRKEYMFTDKESGEPVGAHFLHEMRNKMSITLNLETEEGREIFKKMAVHTDVIIENDPPGHRDSLGIGYRQLKEINPRLIYCWVGQLGQWGPHKDKPGMLDPTAQAACGFCHGTGDPKEFGGTPMRSALWMCDHVGGTQAAMGILTALYYREMVSGEGQFVEATAAEAVIRILDYSWAWYGMDGSIRPRFGNWDLAINIYAVNPCKDGYMMVGGGHDRLWYRIWRVVGDEYPKVEDDILGDPHLREVADRLAMNQQIKTYTMLGEWLKDNSRADAEKKLSKQQVASGGVLYVNEVAEYPHFKYRGHVAETESPHYGKILYGTTPFQQEKTPGRLKWMGRPTGYDNQDTYRRLLGFTSEDFTRLQKANVI is encoded by the coding sequence ATGAGTAGCGATAAAGTGACACCCTGGCCGGCTGTGCCGATCCCCAAACCGGAGGAGGTCTACGCCGGTTTGAGCGATCAGGCGAAGGATTATCCACTGTATCTTGAATCGATTTGTCGTCAATCGCATGCCTTTGAAAAGCCGGAGGCGCTATCGCGCCTGCGGGTCTATGACACCAGCACGCGCATGATGATCGGGCACTGGTGCTCTTCCTTGCTGGCGGAGCTGGGTGCGGAGGTCATCCAGGTAGAACCGCCGGGCGGCGACCCGATGCGCAAGCTGACTCCTTTCGGACGGAAAGAGTACATGTTCACCGACAAGGAGTCGGGCGAGCCGGTGGGGGCGCACTTCCTGCATGAAATGCGCAACAAGATGTCGATCACGCTCAACCTGGAGACGGAGGAAGGGCGCGAGATTTTCAAGAAGATGGCCGTGCATACGGACGTCATCATTGAAAACGATCCGCCGGGACATCGCGACAGCCTGGGAATCGGCTACCGGCAATTGAAGGAGATCAACCCCAGGCTGATCTACTGCTGGGTGGGCCAGCTCGGCCAATGGGGTCCGCACAAGGACAAACCGGGCATGCTGGACCCGACGGCGCAAGCCGCCTGCGGCTTCTGCCACGGCACCGGCGATCCCAAGGAGTTCGGCGGCACCCCGATGCGCTCGGCGCTTTGGATGTGTGACCACGTCGGTGGCACCCAGGCCGCCATGGGAATCCTGACCGCGCTGTACTACCGCGAAATGGTTTCCGGCGAGGGGCAATTCGTGGAAGCCACGGCGGCGGAGGCGGTCATCCGCATCCTCGACTATTCCTGGGCCTGGTACGGGATGGATGGCAGCATCCGGCCGCGCTTCGGCAACTGGGACCTGGCCATCAACATTTATGCCGTCAATCCTTGCAAGGACGGCTACATGATGGTGGGCGGCGGCCACGATCGGTTGTGGTACCGCATCTGGCGTGTGGTCGGCGACGAGTATCCCAAAGTCGAAGACGACATCCTGGGCGATCCGCACCTGAGGGAAGTGGCGGACCGGTTGGCCATGAACCAGCAGATCAAGACCTACACCATGCTGGGCGAATGGCTTAAGGACAACTCGCGCGCCGACGCGGAAAAGAAACTCTCCAAGCAGCAGGTCGCCAGCGGCGGCGTGCTCTACGTCAACGAAGTGGCCGAGTACCCGCACTTCAAGTACCGCGGCCACGTGGCGGAGACCGAGTCGCCGCACTACGGGAAAATCCTGTACGGCACCACACCGTTCCAGCAAGAGAAGACACCGGGCCGGCTGAAATGGATGGGGCGCCCCACCGGGTACGACAACCAGGACACTTATCGCCGGCTGCTCGGCTTCACCAGTGAAGACTTCACGCGGCTTCAAAAGGCGAACGTCATTTGA
- a CDS encoding CoA transferase, with protein MATDTAVSNAPQISFEEFCRKTFDPKGEFAKPEALKGIRVLSCTQYILGPSCASYLAELGAEVIKIEAPRRGEAMRHTTPFNEPFLYPLSKYVPERGTGLGFVGANCNEYFTSIDFHRPEGQALVKKLAAKSDVFVENYRPGTFDRWTIGARQLRAINPRLIYQWLGGFGGWGPGRVRASYDILGQSQGGNFGMTGKAEFQGGSPAKHTIWLADYWGGMMGAVQILAALYYRDKISGEGTFMEYSQVHGVTRQLEYALPLYGRHGITRERWGTWDTQLCVHGIIKCGKSSYANSENPQENEEGYILVSAYSDEDFARLCKTIGDGNFAAKFGKAEVRVKAESQMEIYPYLEKWAADKTKEDVANILDKANINNQPVWNSKEVATNPHWQQRGAVRWIDDPYYGDLLHQGPGYKMSATPPRTKWAMKPVGADNEYILGKLAGLSPSDIKRLEDQECI; from the coding sequence ATGGCAACTGATACCGCTGTTTCCAATGCCCCGCAAATCAGTTTCGAGGAGTTTTGCCGCAAGACCTTCGACCCGAAGGGCGAGTTCGCCAAGCCTGAAGCACTCAAGGGCATCCGCGTGCTTTCCTGTACGCAGTACATTCTGGGTCCGTCCTGCGCCTCGTATCTGGCGGAACTGGGCGCCGAGGTCATCAAGATCGAGGCTCCCCGGCGAGGTGAGGCCATGCGCCACACCACGCCGTTCAACGAACCATTCCTTTACCCGCTCTCGAAATACGTTCCCGAGCGCGGCACCGGCCTAGGCTTCGTGGGAGCGAATTGCAACGAATATTTTACCTCCATCGACTTCCACCGGCCGGAAGGGCAGGCCCTGGTGAAGAAGCTGGCGGCGAAATCCGACGTCTTCGTCGAGAACTATCGCCCCGGCACCTTCGACCGCTGGACCATCGGCGCCCGGCAGTTGAGGGCGATCAATCCGCGCCTGATTTACCAATGGCTGGGCGGTTTCGGGGGATGGGGTCCGGGGCGCGTGCGCGCTTCGTACGACATCCTCGGGCAGTCCCAGGGCGGCAACTTCGGCATGACCGGCAAAGCCGAGTTCCAGGGAGGCTCGCCCGCCAAGCACACCATCTGGCTCGCCGACTATTGGGGCGGGATGATGGGCGCCGTCCAGATCCTGGCTGCGCTCTACTACCGCGACAAGATCTCCGGCGAGGGCACCTTCATGGAGTATTCGCAGGTGCACGGCGTAACCCGGCAACTGGAGTATGCCCTGCCGCTCTACGGGCGTCATGGCATCACTCGCGAGCGCTGGGGCACTTGGGACACTCAGCTCTGCGTGCACGGGATCATCAAGTGCGGCAAGAGTTCCTACGCGAACTCCGAGAACCCGCAGGAGAACGAGGAAGGCTACATCCTGGTGAGCGCATACAGCGACGAAGACTTCGCGCGTCTTTGCAAGACGATTGGCGACGGCAACTTTGCCGCCAAGTTTGGCAAGGCGGAAGTGCGCGTGAAGGCGGAATCGCAGATGGAGATCTACCCGTACCTGGAGAAGTGGGCGGCGGACAAGACCAAGGAAGACGTCGCCAACATTCTCGACAAAGCCAACATCAACAATCAGCCCGTCTGGAACTCCAAAGAGGTTGCTACCAATCCTCATTGGCAGCAACGCGGGGCGGTTCGTTGGATAGATGACCCTTACTACGGAGATCTGCTGCACCAGGGGCCGGGGTACAAGATGTCGGCAACTCCGCCTCGCACGAAATGGGCCATGAAACCCGTAGGCGCAGACAACGAATACATCCTGGGCAAACTGGCCGGCTTGAGTCCTTCAGACATCAAGCGGCTGGAAGACCAGGAGTGCATCTGA